One genomic segment of Desulfomicrobium sp. ZS1 includes these proteins:
- a CDS encoding (Fe-S)-binding protein → MTADVHQLAKMLHELDDQMVTCMKCGMCQAVCPVFAETMNEGDVARGKIALLENLSHEMIKDPEGVQEKLNKCLLCGSCAANCPSGVKVLDIFLKARVIVNTYMGLSATKKAIFQGLLTKPALFNSVLDVASKFQGVFTKTANDVIGSSCSRIVNAPIIGERHFMPLAKKSLRKLEPSRNTRPGKSGYRVAFFPGCVIDKIYPRVGQAVLKALTHHEVGIYMPSGQCCCGIPALASGDKDSFDKLVKRNLEIFEKENFDYLLTACATCTATMHELWPLMSGDKIQSMQDRIAAMSAKVMDVNQFMVDVLKVAMPVEGHGTKVTYHDPCHLKKSMKVSEQPRALLKTNPNVEFVEMSDADRCCGCGGSFNLQHYKLSKSIGEQKRDNIVASGAQVVATGCPACMMQISDMLSQHKDQIAVKHVMEIYAETL, encoded by the coding sequence ATGACTGCAGACGTACATCAACTGGCCAAAATGCTGCACGAACTCGATGACCAGATGGTCACGTGCATGAAGTGTGGCATGTGCCAGGCAGTATGCCCGGTGTTTGCCGAAACCATGAATGAGGGCGATGTGGCCCGGGGCAAGATCGCGCTCCTGGAAAACCTGTCCCATGAAATGATCAAGGACCCCGAGGGCGTTCAGGAAAAGCTGAACAAGTGTCTGCTCTGCGGCTCCTGCGCGGCCAATTGCCCCAGCGGCGTGAAGGTGCTCGACATCTTCCTCAAAGCCCGCGTTATCGTGAACACGTACATGGGCCTTTCCGCCACCAAGAAGGCCATCTTCCAGGGCCTGCTGACCAAACCGGCGCTTTTCAACTCCGTGTTGGACGTGGCTTCCAAGTTCCAGGGCGTGTTTACCAAGACGGCAAACGATGTCATTGGTTCTTCCTGTTCGCGAATCGTCAATGCGCCGATCATCGGCGAGCGGCATTTCATGCCGCTGGCCAAGAAGTCGCTGCGCAAGCTGGAACCGTCCCGCAACACCCGCCCCGGAAAGAGCGGTTATCGCGTGGCCTTCTTCCCCGGCTGCGTCATCGACAAGATCTATCCTCGGGTCGGGCAGGCAGTGCTGAAAGCCCTGACGCACCACGAGGTCGGCATCTATATGCCCTCCGGGCAGTGCTGCTGCGGCATTCCGGCCCTGGCTTCCGGGGACAAGGATTCTTTTGACAAGCTTGTGAAGCGTAATCTGGAGATTTTTGAAAAAGAGAACTTCGATTATCTGCTCACTGCCTGCGCGACCTGCACGGCGACCATGCACGAATTGTGGCCGCTTATGTCCGGTGACAAGATCCAAAGCATGCAGGACCGCATCGCGGCCATGTCCGCCAAGGTCATGGACGTGAACCAGTTCATGGTCGATGTGCTCAAAGTGGCCATGCCTGTCGAGGGCCATGGGACCAAGGTCACCTACCATGACCCCTGTCATTTGAAGAAGTCCATGAAGGTCTCCGAGCAGCCGCGTGCGCTTCTGAAAACCAATCCGAACGTGGAATTTGTGGAAATGTCCGACGCCGACCGTTGCTGCGGTTGCGGCGGCAGCTTCAACCTTCAGCATTACAAGCTCTCCAAGAGTATTGGCGAACAGAAACGGGACAACATTGTCGCTTCCGGAGCCCAGGTCGTGGCCACCGGTTGCCCGGCGTGTATGATGCAGATCTCCGACATGCTCTCCCAGCACAAGGATCAAATCGCAGTCAAACACGTCATGGAAATCTACGCGGAAACGCTTTAA